A region of Beijerinckia sp. 28-YEA-48 DNA encodes the following proteins:
- a CDS encoding nucleoside deaminase produces MSAGERIDPMGMALEAAQAAAVRGEVPVGAVIMRNGAVLAVAGNRTLADRDPTAHAEMLAIRAAAAAIGSERLIDCDLYVTLEPCAMCAGAISFARIRRLYFAAADEKGGAVENGPRFFAQATCHHAPEVYGGIRASEAAAQLTGFFRQRR; encoded by the coding sequence ATGTCAGCGGGCGAACGGATCGATCCGATGGGGATGGCGCTGGAAGCGGCTCAGGCCGCAGCCGTGCGGGGTGAAGTGCCGGTTGGCGCCGTTATTATGCGCAACGGCGCCGTGCTGGCGGTGGCCGGCAACCGCACCCTGGCCGATCGCGACCCGACCGCCCATGCGGAAATGCTGGCCATCCGGGCCGCAGCCGCGGCGATTGGCTCGGAACGGCTGATCGACTGCGATCTTTATGTCACGCTCGAACCCTGCGCCATGTGCGCCGGGGCGATCTCTTTTGCCCGGATTCGGCGGCTTTACTTCGCTGCTGCGGACGAAAAGGGAGGCGCGGTCGAAAACGGCCCCCGTTTCTTCGCCCAGGCCACCTGCCACCACGCACCCGAGGTCTATGGCGGCATCCGCGCCAGCGAGGCGGCGGCCCAACTGACGGGTTTCTTCAGACAGCGGCGGTGA
- a CDS encoding IclR family transcriptional regulator C-terminal domain-containing protein yields the protein MKKSREDDGQDRARSFVTSMDRGLRVIRAFGEQHAFLSVTEVAERTAISRAAARRFLKTLEALDYVGSVDGQKYFLKPSVLTLGFAYLSSLGLNEVVQPILTSMLERNGEPCSLAVLSDTDVLYVARAHNHQPLRAAIRVGDRLPAFSTALGRVLLSGKSDEELRTLLTTTPLKKHTPDTITDPTALLEEIIKVRQQGYAFSASEQIVGLIAVAVPIKNAAGEVIAGLGVSTQFPEIAATLEAETVPRLKEAAATIELTLRARPSPLSVR from the coding sequence TTGAAGAAGTCAAGAGAAGACGATGGTCAGGACCGGGCGCGGTCCTTCGTGACGAGCATGGATCGCGGGCTGCGGGTTATCCGCGCCTTTGGCGAGCAACATGCGTTTTTGAGCGTCACCGAAGTGGCGGAGCGCACCGCGATTTCGCGCGCCGCGGCGCGACGTTTTCTGAAGACGCTGGAAGCGCTCGACTATGTCGGCAGCGTCGACGGACAAAAGTATTTTCTCAAGCCATCCGTGTTGACGCTCGGCTTCGCCTATCTGTCGTCGCTGGGCCTCAATGAAGTGGTGCAGCCAATCCTGACATCGATGCTGGAACGCAACGGCGAGCCCTGCAGCCTCGCCGTGTTGAGCGATACGGACGTGCTCTATGTGGCCCGCGCCCATAACCACCAGCCGCTGCGGGCCGCGATCCGCGTCGGCGACCGCCTGCCGGCCTTTTCAACGGCGCTCGGCCGCGTGCTGTTGTCGGGCAAGAGCGACGAGGAATTGCGCACGCTGCTGACGACGACCCCATTGAAGAAACATACGCCCGACACGATCACCGATCCGACAGCCTTGCTGGAGGAGATCATCAAGGTGCGCCAGCAGGGCTATGCCTTTTCCGCCAGCGAGCAGATCGTTGGCCTCATCGCTGTGGCGGTGCCGATCAAGAACGCCGCTGGCGAGGTCATCGCCGGGCTCGGCGTCAGCACGCAATTCCCCGAGATCGCCGCGACGCTGGAAGCCGAGACCGTGCCACGGCTCAAGGAAGCGGCGGCGACGATTGAGCTAACGTTGCGCGCCAGGCCCTCGCCGTTGTCGGTGCGATAA
- a CDS encoding tripartite tricarboxylate transporter substrate-binding protein → MQRHHARIPFVLRCGLAGAALALSVATASAQNFYAGKTIDFIIGADVGGGYDIYSRTIGRHLTRFIPGNPNVLPKNMPGAGSAVAAATLYNISAKDGTAIGALMPGAVLDRVFDSKAAGNFVPSKFVYLASADSGTRVCITYNTSKVKNMTDARAHEAIFGSSAGGGSTRDYAAMIAKTAGTKFRIISGYKGTTDIMLAMERAEVDGLCGFDWNSLKSQKPDWLREKKINILAQIALEPNAELNQLNVPMLWTFVSNDADRKALELIVSQQVFLRSYIAPPGTPEAQVKTLRDAFNRTLADPEFLAEAAKAKIDINPSSGEKVQKVVETLYATPADVVARARELMTP, encoded by the coding sequence TTGCAACGACACCACGCTCGTATTCCATTCGTATTGCGCTGCGGCCTTGCCGGCGCCGCCCTGGCGCTTTCCGTGGCCACTGCCAGCGCACAGAATTTCTACGCCGGTAAGACCATCGATTTCATCATCGGTGCTGATGTCGGCGGCGGCTATGATATCTACAGCCGCACCATCGGCCGGCATCTAACTCGTTTCATTCCCGGCAACCCGAACGTCCTGCCAAAAAACATGCCCGGCGCCGGCAGTGCCGTGGCGGCGGCGACGCTCTACAATATCTCGGCCAAGGACGGCACGGCGATCGGCGCCTTGATGCCTGGCGCGGTTCTCGATCGTGTGTTCGACAGCAAGGCGGCCGGCAATTTCGTGCCGTCGAAATTCGTCTATCTCGCTAGCGCCGACAGCGGCACCCGCGTCTGCATCACCTACAACACGTCGAAGGTGAAGAACATGACCGATGCGCGCGCGCACGAAGCGATCTTCGGCTCCAGCGCTGGCGGCGGCTCGACCCGCGACTATGCCGCCATGATCGCCAAGACAGCCGGCACGAAATTCCGCATCATCAGCGGCTACAAAGGCACGACCGATATCATGCTCGCCATGGAGCGCGCCGAAGTCGACGGCCTCTGCGGTTTCGACTGGAACAGCCTGAAGTCGCAGAAGCCCGACTGGCTGCGCGAGAAGAAGATCAACATCCTGGCGCAGATCGCGCTGGAGCCCAATGCGGAACTCAACCAGCTCAACGTGCCGATGCTGTGGACCTTCGTCAGCAATGACGCCGACCGCAAGGCACTGGAACTGATCGTCAGCCAGCAGGTGTTCCTGCGCTCCTATATCGCGCCACCGGGCACGCCGGAGGCGCAGGTGAAGACGCTGCGCGACGCCTTCAATCGCACGCTCGCCGATCCGGAATTTTTAGCCGAGGCCGCGAAAGCGAAAATCGACATCAATCCTTCATCGGGAGAGAAAGTGCAGAAGGTGGTGGAAACGCTGTATGCGACCCCGGCTGATGTAGTGGCCCGGGCGCGCGAGCTGATGACACCGTAG
- a CDS encoding GIY-YIG nuclease family protein yields the protein MQHCYWVYILASGRNGTLYTGVSNDLARRVHEHKTKAIAGFTARHDVAKLVWYEEHSEIDDAIAREKKLKRWRRDWKLQLIEAVNPQWNDLYETLNG from the coding sequence ATGCAACATTGCTATTGGGTCTACATTCTGGCGAGCGGTCGCAACGGCACGCTTTACACCGGCGTCAGCAACGATCTCGCCCGGCGCGTCCATGAACATAAGACAAAAGCCATCGCTGGCTTCACCGCGCGCCACGACGTTGCGAAGCTCGTTTGGTACGAGGAACACAGCGAAATCGATGATGCGATCGCACGCGAGAAGAAGCTCAAACGCTGGCGCCGTGATTGGAAGCTACAACTGATCGAAGCGGTCAATCCGCAGTGGAATGATTTGTATGAGACGTTGAACGGCTAG
- a CDS encoding alpha/beta hydrolase, with translation MDRDPDFFPGFAAHWIDTRAGRIFARSGGAGQPLVLLHGFPQSMAMWRDVAPLLAKSFHVVVMDLRGYGWSSAPVSRGGEAYTKRAMGIDVVEVMEKLGHVRFALAGHDRGARVGYRLALDQPGRIEKLALLDILPTVEVWKNIKAGVTPAAHWAFLSQPEPQPEEAIRAQGPDVYFESLLTKWSKSGSLHPFSADALQAYRNAWGDTSRIHAFCEDYRAGAVQDLACDEADQSAGRTLACPVQVLWGDFYLTAGKQSPLEVWRATFAPKATGEAVDSGHFLAEENPQATAQALLGFFSG, from the coding sequence ATGGACCGCGACCCCGATTTCTTCCCCGGCTTTGCCGCGCATTGGATCGATACGCGGGCTGGCCGCATTTTCGCGCGCAGCGGCGGCGCGGGGCAGCCTTTGGTGTTGCTGCACGGCTTTCCGCAATCCATGGCGATGTGGCGGGACGTGGCGCCGTTGCTGGCCAAGTCGTTCCACGTGGTGGTGATGGACCTGCGCGGCTATGGCTGGTCGTCAGCCCCGGTGAGCCGGGGCGGTGAGGCCTATACCAAGCGCGCCATGGGGATCGATGTGGTCGAGGTGATGGAAAAGCTCGGGCATGTCCGCTTCGCCCTTGCTGGTCATGATCGCGGCGCGCGTGTCGGCTATCGTCTGGCGCTCGATCAGCCGGGCCGTATCGAGAAACTGGCGCTGCTCGACATCCTGCCGACCGTGGAAGTGTGGAAGAATATCAAAGCCGGGGTCACGCCCGCGGCCCATTGGGCCTTTCTGTCGCAGCCCGAGCCGCAGCCGGAAGAGGCGATCCGTGCGCAGGGGCCCGATGTTTATTTCGAGAGCCTGCTGACGAAATGGTCGAAGAGCGGCTCGTTGCATCCTTTCAGCGCGGATGCGCTGCAAGCTTATCGCAACGCCTGGGGCGACACGTCCCGCATTCATGCCTTTTGCGAGGATTACCGCGCCGGCGCCGTTCAAGATCTCGCCTGCGACGAGGCGGATCAGAGCGCTGGCCGCACCCTCGCCTGTCCGGTGCAGGTGCTGTGGGGCGATTTCTATCTCACCGCTGGCAAGCAGTCGCCGCTCGAAGTCTGGCGCGCGACCTTCGCGCCGAAGGCCACAGGCGAGGCCGTCGACAGCGGCCACTTCTTGGCCGAAGAGAATCCACAGGCGACGGCGCAGGCGTTGTTGGGGTTCTTCTCGGGTTAG
- a CDS encoding 5-methyltetrahydropteroyltriglutamate--homocysteine S-methyltransferase has product MQRSKPPFRADHVGSLLRPTVLRQAREKRAAGSISTEDLRKVEDAEILKIIAKQEEVGLQSITDGEFRRSWWHLDYLEGLNGVEGYEMTQGVAFSGMNTRPKGIRVTGRVSYTRHPMLDHFRFVHDHTKRTAKMCIPSPSAIYGRTGRTAVPEAVYPSLDNFFADLGAAYAKSVRDFAEAGCRYLQLDEVYIAMLCDEKYRQALRDRGDDPERIGRAYGDLINAAMSDIPDDMTVTMHLCRGNYRSTFMGEGGYEPVADILFNRIKVHGYFMEYDSDRAGGFEPLKIVPKDRSVVLGLVTSKTGKLEPKDEIKRRIDEATKYIPLDQLCLSSQCGFASTEDGNVLSEDEQWAKLRMIVDVSKEVWG; this is encoded by the coding sequence ATGCAACGCTCAAAGCCACCGTTCCGCGCCGATCATGTCGGCAGCCTGTTGCGCCCTACGGTTCTGCGGCAGGCGCGCGAGAAGCGCGCGGCGGGCAGCATCAGCACTGAGGACCTGCGCAAGGTCGAGGATGCGGAGATTCTCAAGATCATCGCCAAGCAGGAAGAGGTCGGCCTGCAGTCGATCACCGACGGTGAATTCCGCCGCAGCTGGTGGCATCTCGATTATCTCGAAGGGCTGAATGGCGTCGAAGGCTATGAGATGACGCAGGGCGTCGCCTTCTCTGGCATGAACACGAGGCCCAAGGGCATTCGCGTCACCGGCAGGGTCAGCTATACGCGCCATCCCATGCTCGATCATTTTCGCTTCGTCCATGACCACACCAAGCGCACGGCGAAAATGTGCATTCCCTCGCCGTCAGCCATCTATGGCCGCACTGGCCGCACGGCGGTGCCCGAGGCGGTCTATCCGTCGCTCGACAATTTCTTCGCCGATCTCGGCGCCGCCTACGCCAAATCGGTGCGCGATTTCGCCGAGGCCGGTTGTCGCTATCTACAGCTCGACGAGGTCTATATCGCCATGCTCTGCGACGAGAAATATCGCCAGGCGCTCAGGGATCGTGGCGACGACCCCGAGCGCATCGGCCGCGCCTATGGCGATCTGATCAATGCCGCCATGTCGGATATTCCCGACGACATGACCGTCACCATGCATCTGTGTCGTGGCAACTATCGCTCGACCTTCATGGGCGAGGGCGGCTACGAGCCGGTGGCCGACATTCTGTTCAATCGCATCAAGGTGCACGGCTATTTCATGGAATATGACAGCGACCGTGCCGGCGGTTTCGAACCGCTGAAGATCGTGCCGAAGGATCGCTCGGTCGTGCTCGGCCTCGTCACCTCCAAAACCGGCAAGCTCGAACCGAAAGACGAGATCAAGCGCCGCATCGACGAGGCGACAAAATATATCCCGCTCGATCAGCTCTGCCTGTCCTCGCAATGCGGCTTCGCCTCGACCGAGGACGGCAATGTGCTGAGCGAGGACGAACAATGGGCCAAGCTGCGCATGATCGTCGATGTCTCGAAAGAGGTCTGGGGGTAG
- a CDS encoding amidohydrolase family protein — protein sequence MDLISDRGRRVSVEELNTSKLLAHAAKQARDRKFEDVLIVDCDAHHYENEHLSEILPFMENEVFKQLAMAAGAKGSRGSVMPGTFGYQDMGGRVTRYPLRASEKTENHRVRDVQIGERWMDAMGVDYSCLFPTGMLNIGMHPQKEMEFELCWAYARWVTEKVIPDTGGRMYTMLCLPFSDPDGCLRMVETFGGRKGVGGFMVTTVRERMPVYDNAYMKVYRAIEERGLALAFHSGPNWGSQTFQSCNRFIAAHALGFSWYNILHCTNWVVNGMGERFPKLPVLWIEAGLAWIPFLMQKLDHEYLLRPSECPILKKKPSDYMRDMFYSSQPMEIQDMGALETTFRMINAETQLLYASDYPHWDFDLPSTIWDLPFVSEKAKHNILGGTAARLFNLPPRNEGQKQNLIKYGNLKAA from the coding sequence ATGGATTTGATTTCTGATCGCGGCCGTCGCGTATCGGTTGAGGAACTGAACACCAGCAAACTGCTGGCGCATGCGGCCAAACAGGCCCGCGACCGCAAGTTCGAGGATGTGCTGATCGTCGATTGCGACGCCCATCATTATGAGAATGAACATCTCTCGGAAATTCTCCCCTTCATGGAGAATGAGGTTTTCAAGCAGCTCGCCATGGCCGCCGGCGCCAAGGGCAGCCGCGGCTCCGTCATGCCCGGCACCTTCGGCTATCAGGACATGGGCGGTCGCGTGACGCGCTATCCGCTGCGCGCCTCGGAGAAGACCGAGAACCACCGCGTCCGCGACGTGCAGATCGGCGAGCGCTGGATGGACGCCATGGGCGTCGATTACTCCTGCCTGTTCCCGACGGGCATGCTCAACATTGGCATGCATCCGCAGAAGGAAATGGAATTCGAACTGTGCTGGGCCTATGCGCGCTGGGTGACCGAGAAGGTGATCCCGGACACGGGCGGGCGCATGTACACCATGCTCTGCCTGCCGTTCAGCGATCCGGATGGCTGCCTGCGCATGGTCGAAACCTTCGGCGGCCGCAAGGGTGTCGGTGGCTTCATGGTCACCACCGTGCGCGAGCGCATGCCGGTCTATGACAATGCCTATATGAAGGTCTATCGCGCCATCGAGGAGCGGGGCCTGGCGCTGGCCTTCCACTCCGGCCCGAACTGGGGCAGCCAGACGTTCCAGAGCTGCAACCGCTTCATCGCCGCCCATGCGCTGGGCTTCAGCTGGTACAACATCCTTCACTGCACCAATTGGGTGGTGAACGGCATGGGCGAGCGCTTCCCGAAACTGCCGGTGCTCTGGATCGAAGCGGGCCTCGCCTGGATCCCCTTCCTGATGCAGAAGCTCGATCACGAATATCTGCTGCGCCCGTCCGAATGCCCGATCCTGAAGAAAAAGCCGTCGGACTATATGCGCGACATGTTTTACTCGTCGCAACCGATGGAAATCCAGGACATGGGCGCGCTGGAGACGACGTTCCGCATGATCAATGCGGAAACGCAATTGCTCTACGCCTCCGACTATCCGCATTGGGATTTCGATCTGCCATCGACGATCTGGGATCTGCCCTTCGTCAGCGAGAAGGCCAAGCACAACATTCTGGGCGGCACCGCCGCGCGGCTGTTCAATCTGCCGCCGCGCAACGAAGGCCAGAAGCAGAACCTGATCAAGTATGGTAATCTGAAAGCGGCCTGA